Proteins encoded by one window of Cyanobium sp. NS01:
- a CDS encoding DUF305 domain-containing protein — protein MDPHEGHRGMDGMPGMTTTGHAHDVGPAGATYDLRFLDGMVQHHTGALRMSEFVFGIDQPGVGALGNTIWRDQASEIRAMGLWRKAWYPQAPVYPVALAPGGDPNSLSGLTRMSQAQIDGMRMMGSGPTRENRVVWFLEGMIHHHGGALIMAHDALAKSTNPTIRRFARAVIVAQRAEIIELRRMLAVEGLRKPEYSQYDELFAL, from the coding sequence ATGGATCCCCACGAGGGTCATCGCGGCATGGACGGCATGCCAGGCATGACGACCACCGGCCACGCCCATGACGTGGGCCCCGCCGGCGCCACCTACGACTTGCGTTTCCTCGACGGCATGGTGCAGCACCACACCGGTGCGCTGCGCATGAGTGAATTCGTCTTCGGGATCGACCAGCCCGGCGTAGGGGCCTTGGGCAACACAATTTGGCGTGATCAGGCCAGTGAAATCCGCGCCATGGGGCTGTGGCGCAAGGCCTGGTATCCCCAGGCGCCGGTGTATCCCGTGGCGTTGGCGCCAGGTGGTGACCCGAACAGCCTCTCCGGCCTGACCCGTATGAGCCAGGCCCAGATCGACGGCATGCGGATGATGGGCTCCGGACCCACCCGAGAGAACCGGGTGGTGTGGTTTCTCGAGGGGATGATCCACCACCACGGCGGGGCGCTGATCATGGCCCACGACGCCCTGGCCAAGAGCACCAACCCCACGATCCGGCGCTTCGCGCGGGCTGTGATCGTGGCCCAGCGGGCCGAGATCATCGAGCTGCGCCGGATGCTGGCGGTGGAGGGATTGCGCAAGCCGGAGTACTCGCAGTACGACGAGCTCTTTGCCCTCTGA
- a CDS encoding 1-acyl-sn-glycerol-3-phosphate acyltransferase produces the protein MIVRQFRSPLPSPLAGSAIASAPELIPDLPLHLSRLLISAAGTKASYHFIERIPAAHRIILVSNHRSLLDVPLLMAALNRPIRFACHYYMSRVPGLREMVSAMGAFPLDAPQQRHKDFFQKAVSLLHAKEVVGIFPEGAEPMVRSATPNQISSFHRGFAHLAMRAGVGDVAILPVGIASLQEQTSNLAPLSLFKLADPSEPLFDRGGWHHSVRYQHVRVLVGHPIWVKDKEREEYSGRRAGSLAREITNICQNQIIELIRQGYS, from the coding sequence ATGATAGTGAGACAATTCAGATCCCCACTGCCAAGCCCCTTAGCAGGCAGCGCCATTGCATCAGCGCCAGAGCTGATTCCTGATCTGCCGCTCCATCTCTCGCGGCTTCTCATCAGTGCTGCAGGCACGAAAGCCTCGTATCACTTCATCGAGCGTATTCCCGCTGCTCATCGGATCATTCTTGTCAGCAACCACCGCAGCTTGCTGGATGTTCCATTGCTCATGGCAGCGCTGAACCGGCCCATAAGATTTGCATGCCACTACTACATGAGCAGGGTTCCAGGACTGAGGGAGATGGTCTCAGCGATGGGGGCGTTCCCTCTCGATGCACCACAACAAAGGCACAAGGACTTTTTCCAGAAGGCCGTCAGTCTGCTGCACGCGAAGGAAGTTGTCGGGATCTTTCCAGAAGGTGCCGAACCGATGGTTCGTTCAGCGACTCCAAATCAAATCAGCTCCTTCCACCGCGGCTTTGCCCACCTCGCCATGCGAGCTGGCGTTGGCGATGTGGCCATCCTGCCAGTGGGCATCGCTTCACTTCAAGAGCAGACAAGCAACCTCGCCCCACTCAGTCTGTTCAAACTGGCTGACCCGTCAGAGCCCTTGTTTGATCGTGGTGGCTGGCACCACAGCGTTCGTTATCAGCATGTACGTGTGCTTGTTGGGCACCCCATCTGGGTCAAAGACAAAGAAAGAGAGGAGTATTCCGGGCGAAGGGCTGGCTCACTTGCACGAGAGATAACCAACATCTGCCAGAATCAGATCATTGAACTGATACGCCAAGGCTACTCGTAA
- a CDS encoding alpha/beta fold hydrolase: MPFFINPLPSLLGEPAKPSRPLFIYLPGMDGTGDLLRTQLSGLQASFDIRCLSIPSNDITDWDRLVEQVARLITKEQCRIQSRPVYICGESFGGCLALRLAASFPDICQHLILVNPATSAFHQPWVSLGASITQRLTPSLYRLSTFGLLPLLIQPQRVSLANQQALLQAMQSVSPRSAAWRISLLANFAVESLPLGRILQPALLLASGADRLLPSLDAAGRLARQLPNARTVQLPDSGHACLLESQVNLAKLLKSTDFFDPSSRARPLSMSHGH, from the coding sequence ATGCCATTCTTCATCAATCCACTGCCTTCCCTCCTTGGCGAGCCTGCCAAGCCATCGCGTCCCCTGTTTATCTATCTGCCAGGGATGGATGGCACTGGAGATCTGTTGCGAACTCAACTTTCCGGGTTGCAAGCCTCATTCGATATCCGATGCCTTTCTATTCCCTCTAATGACATCACTGACTGGGATAGACTTGTTGAACAAGTAGCTCGGTTGATCACCAAGGAGCAGTGCCGGATTCAATCTCGCCCCGTCTATATCTGTGGCGAATCCTTTGGCGGCTGCCTGGCTTTGCGGCTTGCAGCTTCCTTCCCTGACATCTGCCAACATCTGATTCTTGTCAATCCTGCCACATCTGCTTTCCATCAACCGTGGGTCAGCTTAGGAGCATCAATCACACAGCGCTTGACGCCCTCACTGTATCGGTTGTCAACCTTTGGTCTGCTCCCACTTCTGATTCAGCCACAACGAGTCTCCCTGGCTAATCAACAGGCTTTATTGCAGGCCATGCAATCGGTTTCCCCCAGAAGTGCGGCCTGGAGGATTTCCCTGCTTGCCAATTTCGCGGTTGAGTCGCTGCCGTTGGGACGAATCCTGCAGCCCGCTTTACTGCTGGCGTCAGGCGCGGATCGGCTCCTTCCATCTCTTGACGCAGCAGGAAGACTCGCCCGACAACTGCCGAACGCCCGTACCGTGCAGCTTCCAGACAGTGGCCACGCCTGCCTGCTGGAATCCCAGGTGAACCTCGCCAAGCTGTTGAAGTCAACAGATTTCTTTGATCCTTCCAGCCGCGCCCGTCCCCTAAGCATGAGTCACGGTCATTGA
- a CDS encoding chlorophyll a/b-binding protein has protein sequence MSDSSARFGFSAFAETWNGRLAMLGFVIGLSTELLTGQGILSQIGLG, from the coding sequence ATGTCTGACTCCTCCGCCCGCTTTGGCTTCAGCGCTTTTGCTGAAACCTGGAACGGCCGTCTTGCCATGCTCGGCTTCGTGATCGGACTATCCACCGAGTTGCTCACCGGCCAAGGCATCCTGTCCCAGATCGGACTGGGTTGA
- a CDS encoding DUF547 domain-containing protein: MKDPAVWDQLLQRYVDGDGRVDYAGWQSRDAATLRAWLAAQTAHTEGRQEQLAHWINLYNAFTVQAVLEAYPIASIRPSLPGLPNWVGFLRFFQRPLHRLQDGCFSLAQIENQLLRQLGDPRIHFAIVCASVGCPLLRQRAYRTDAVEQQLEADLHRFIHNPAKVRFERERNILWVSRIFQWYRADFLAVSASLPGYILPRLGDGIPPCPEPQVRFLPYDWSLNQQRG, translated from the coding sequence TTGAAAGACCCGGCCGTCTGGGACCAGCTGCTGCAGCGCTATGTGGATGGCGACGGCAGGGTGGATTACGCCGGCTGGCAGAGCAGGGATGCGGCCACCCTCCGCGCCTGGCTGGCCGCCCAGACGGCCCACACCGAAGGGCGCCAGGAGCAGCTGGCCCACTGGATCAACCTCTACAACGCCTTCACGGTTCAGGCCGTTTTGGAGGCCTACCCGATCGCCTCGATCCGCCCCAGCCTGCCGGGACTGCCGAACTGGGTCGGTTTTCTGCGCTTCTTTCAGCGGCCGCTGCACCGGCTGCAGGACGGCTGCTTCAGCCTGGCCCAGATCGAAAATCAGCTGTTGCGTCAGCTCGGTGATCCGCGCATTCACTTCGCGATCGTGTGTGCCTCGGTGGGTTGTCCCTTGCTCCGCCAGCGCGCCTACCGCACCGACGCCGTGGAGCAGCAGCTCGAAGCTGACCTTCACCGCTTCATCCACAACCCCGCCAAGGTGCGCTTTGAGCGGGAGCGCAACATCCTCTGGGTCAGCCGGATCTTTCAGTGGTACAGGGCTGACTTTCTGGCGGTGAGTGCCTCTCTGCCCGGCTACATCCTGCCCCGGTTGGGAGATGGAATTCCCCCATGTCCTGAGCCCCAGGTGCGGTTCCTGCCCTACGACTGGAGCCTCAATCAGCAGAGGGGCTGA